In Bradyrhizobium paxllaeri, the genomic stretch GGCCATTGAGGGCCGCATCACGGCCCTCAAGAGCGTCCGCGATCAGCCGCGCTTCGTCGTCATCCAAGAGCCGCACCGCGGTATCGATATGGACAAGCACCTTGGCACCGAGAGGTGGCTCGGCGAGCAGCATGACTGAGACGCGCCGCTGTTCATCGCCATATTCGCAAAGCGCCGACGTGCCGTCGGTCTCAATAATCGTCATTGGCAAGCCAAGGCACATGGTAATCCGCGAGCCGCTAGATCGGCCGCGCCCTCCTCTCATAATTTGTATGGTCGATAGCGTTCGCGAGCAGATGCTCCGAGTGCGGTAGCGGCACCGTCCGCAGTTTTGCCGGAGAACCCCACTGCGCCAGCAGTTCGCACGCCAGTTCGATCGCAGGCGCAATCTGTGTGCGCACCGGAGCCGTCAGCGGCCCGCCCCAATCCTCCAGATCAAGTGGCTGACAGCCGATTAGAGCGAGCTGTCGCGGGCAGTGGCCAAGCAGGTCAGCCGCACTTAAGACCTCCTGGAAGCCGGTCTGATGCAGGCTCACCTTCTTGACGCCGGTGAATTTCGGCACCTCCTCGTCTCGCACGAGCTTCAAGTGCCCGGGCGCGAGTCCATAGTCGATGGCATCGAACGCGATCAGGCAATCGGCCTTTTCGAGAAAGTTGACGAGGTAGAGCCCCTGCGTGCCGCCATCGAGCATGGTGACATTGCTAGAGACGGCGTAGCGGCGGTGGAACTGCTCCACCACGCGCACGCCGAACCCATCATCGGCCCACAGGATATTGCCGATGCCGAGCACCAGGATCCGTTTTGTGTTCTCCGGAGTTGGCAGCTGCATCGTCAATCAATCGCGGAATTCTCGCTCGCCGAAAATGATCGACGAGACGATGCTCTGGCGCGACACGATATCTTCACGAACCGCTGTATAGATGTGAATGAGCGCAAACGTCACGATCATCCACAGGCCGAGATGATGCCAGGTGTGGACGTCCTGGCTGTTCGGCCTAATCGAAAACACCCAGCCGAACAGCCCGTACTGCCAGCTGTCGTTGCCGGTGCCCTGCGCGTACAGTGCAAAGCCGGTGACGATCATGAACGCGGTCGCCAGCGTAAACATGAAGAACATCGCAAGCTGGGCCAGCGGATTGTGCGCGACGTATTTCTTTGGCTCGGTCGCAACGAAAGCGTACCAGCGAATCTCGTGCCACACCTCGCGCCAATAGCTCTTGCGCCAAAGCGGCACGTAGAAAATCTGCTTAGCATGGGGGTTGCCCACGAACGCCCAGTAAATGCGCAAGAGGAAGCCGAGCGTGAGCACATAGCCTGCGATGAAATGCACAAAACGGATATAGCCGAACAGAAAATTGTCGCCTGTCTCTCCGGGAATGGTCGGTATCCCATTGCCGATGAAATAACCGCTGAGGCCCAACACCAGGATTGCCGCGGCGTTGATCCAATGCCACAGCCGCACGGGCGCTTCGTACACGTAGACGACGCCACGCTCGCTGCTGGCGGAGCGTACCGGGTCAACCGCGACCGTGGCAGTTAGCGCTTGCGGAGATTTGTCCAACAATGCCGCCTCCCCTAGCGGACCTTGACCGTTGCCATTTCCTGGCCATCCGGCCCCATCACATGTGTCGAGCAGGCCAGGCATGGATCAAACGAATGGATCGTGCGCAGGATTTCCAGCGGCTTCTCCGGATCAGCGATCGGCGTATCCATCAGCGAGGCCTCAAATGCACCGATATTGCCATCTGGATCACGCGGCGAGCCGTTCCATGTCGTCGGCACGACGCATTGGTAGTTGTCGATCTTGGACTCCTTGATCTTGATCCAGTGCCCGAGCGCACCACGCGGCGCCTCGGTGAAACCGTAGCCCTTGGCTTCCTTCGGCCAGCTCTCCGGCTTCCATTTATCGATGTTGGCGGTAGTGGTGTCACCAGCTTTGATATTCGCCATAAGCTTATCCTGGAAATAGCGCATCTGGTGCGCGGCCCATTGGCATTCGAGCGCACGTGCCGCAGTGCGGCCGAGCGTCGAGAAGAGTGCAGCGAAGGGAAGATCGAGTGTCTTCAGCAGCTTCTCGGTTGGCTCCTTGAACTCCTCTTTGCCTTGTGCGTGACCTATGAGGTATCGCGCCAGCGGTCCCACCTCGACGGCGTTGCCGCGCCAGCGAGGCGCCTTGATCCAGGAATATTTGCCGCCTTCGTCGAGCTCCTTGATGTCGGTCCTGGTGCCCTTAACGTTGGGTCCGAGCCGGAAATTCGGCTCGGTTATACCATCCCAGGGATGCAGCCCCCTGGTTTCATCGGGGTACTTGTACCAGGAATGAGCGACGAACTCCTGGATCTGCTCGGGATCGCCGTGATCGATCGGCAGAACTTCGCTGAAATTGCCATTGAGGATCACGCCGCGCGGCTGCTTGAGGTTTTTCGCGGAATAATCATTCGCGTTCTCGGGAATGTCGCCATAGGACATTAGGCTCTTACCCGAGAGACCGCGGCCATACAGCCAGTCCTTGTAGAAGGAGCCAATCACGGCAATGTCGGGCAGATAAACCTGCTCGACGAATTCGATCGAACGGCCAATGATCGAGGATACCAGGTTTAGCCGCTCCATATTTATGGCACCCACTGCACCGGTACCATCGACATTGATGGCGCAGGCCACGCCACCGACCAGCCAATTCGGATGCGGGTTCTTGCCGCCATAGATGGCGTGGATCTTGACGACGTCCTTCTGGAAGTCGAGCGCTTCCAGATAATGCGCCAAGGCCATCAGGTTCGCTTCCGGCGGAAGCTTGTAGGCCGGATGCCCCCAATAGGCGTTCTTAAACGGGCCGAGCTGCCCTGATTCAACGAACTTGGTCAGCCTGATCTGCAGATGCTTGAAATAGCCTGGCGATGATAGCGGCCAGGGGGAGACCGACTGCGCCAACGCAGAGGTCGCCTTGGGATCGGCCTTGAGGGCGGAAATCACATCGACCCAATCCAGCGAGTGCAGGTGATAGAAGTGCACAAGATGATCGTGCACCTGCAAGCAGAGCTGCATGATATTGCGGATCGAATTAGCATTCTCGGGAATGATGATACCCAGCGCGTTCTCCACCGCGCGCACCGAGGTGAGCGCATGCGTGCCGGTGCAGACGCCGCAAATCCGCTCGGTGAACGCCCAGGCGTCGCGAGGATCGCGTCCACGCAAGATCGTCTCGATGCCGCGCCACATAGTTCCGGATGAGACCGCGTTGCAGATCACATTGTCGGAATCGAGATTGACCTCGACGCGGAGGTGGCCTTCGACCCGGGTCAGCGGATCGACGACAATGCGTTTGCTGGAATTGTCGAGCTTGAACCCATTCGGTGTCTGGGCGCCCATCGTTGTCCTTCCCTGAATCCGATTATTTTTCCTGAGCTACGCGGCCCCGTTTACGGGTCAGCCGCTTCGCAGCTGTGATCGCCGCGTGCGCGGCAACGGCTAGGCCGACCGCGCCAGCAGCGGCCATGCCAATTTGGTCGGCGTTGGCCTCGATGCCGAATTGCTTGATGGTCGTCAGCCGATCGTAAAATGAGCCCTTGTCCCAAAAGCCATCTTCGGAGCAGCCTAAGCAGCCGTGGCCGGATTGGATCGGGAAGGAAACGCCGTCGTTCCACCGAACGGCCGAGCAGGCGTTATAGGTGGTCGGCCCCTTGCAGCCCATCTTGTAGAGGCAATAGCCCTGGCGCGCGGACTCGTCGTCCCACTCCTCGACAAACTGGCCGGCGTCGAAATGGGGACGCCGATAGCACTTGTCGTGGATCCGCTGGGAATAGAACATCTTTGGACGCCCTTGGCGGTCGAGCTCGGGAAGCTTTCCGAACGTGGTGATGAAGGTCACCAAGGCGGTCATGACCTCTGCGATGGGCGGGCAGCCAGGAACCTTGATGATCGGTTTGTTCGTGATCACTTTATCGATCGGCGTCGCCTGAGTCGGGTTGGGCTTGGCTGCCTGCACGCAACCCCAAGACGCACAAGTACCCCAAGCAATGATCGCCATGGAATCTTCCGCCATCGCCCTGAGCTTTTCGACGAACGGCTTGCCGCCATCAATGCAAAACATGCCGCCTTCGTTCAGCGGCGGATTGCCTTCAACGGCAAGCACATACTGGCCCTTGTACTTGGCGCGGGTCTCCTCGAGGATAGCTTCGGCCTGATGCCCTGCCGCCGCCATGATTGGGGCGTCATAATCCAGCGAGATCATCGATAGCACCACGTCTTTGAACAGCGGATGGGCCGAGCGGATAAAGCTTTCCGAACAGCAGGTGCATTCGAGCCCGTGAATCCAGATCACGGGCACACGCGGCTTTGTCTCCAGCGCGTTGGCAATCTGGGTTGCCGCGAGCGGACCGAGCCCGAGGCTCGTTGCCGTCAAACTGCAGAATTTGTGGAAACTGCGACGCGTGATACCCTGACGTCTGATGACGCCGTAAAACGTTTCCGTTGCCTCACCCATAAACCTCTTCCAAGCTGTTATCGACGGCTTACTGACGCTCTGATAGCAAGAAGCAGGCCAACACCACCTGAAACACTTGAGAGATGCCAACCGGTTTCCAGAAAAAGCGCTCAAATTAGTCACGTGGGGCCATGAGAGCTGAGGAAACGGAAACGAACGCACGATGTGCGTTCGCAGCGTCTACATAACCAAGTCGTCGCATGCCGCAATCCGGCGGCTCCACCTTCTTCAGGTTTTCACGAAGCTGGCCTCTCAGGACTAGATTGGATTTCCAGGTTCGCAATCTCGTCAGGTGGCTTATCGCGGCCAGTCAGCCGCTTATCCTAGAAGATCAGCATATCCGTGCAACATCCCTTCGTTGCGGCGAACGTAGCCAGCCGTGCCGTGACGTCTTTGAGCCCCTACTTGGATCTTTGTCGTATCAAGAATTGTCCAAGTGAATGCTAGAGCACCGGCTCGCAACTCCAATTCATTAAGAATCCTTCGACCAGTGTCGGACACCACACGTCTGACACATACCGTCAGATTAGGGACGCGCCGCGGGTTAACAGCCGCTGTGAAAGAACAGCCTCAACACTTTCGGACCCTTCAACTCCGACAATTGGACGCCCCGGTACGACCGTATGTTTTAAGGCAGTAATACGGTGCATCCGGGTAAACTGATCCAGCGCATAAACACAAGACGCGCGTAGCTTTGCGATTCATCACCAAGGCGTTCGATGACGGGCGAAATGGGCGCAGACCGGGGAAAGTCCGCTTCCCCTTCTAGCCAAGTTGGCGTGGGTTCCGCGCTTGCATTGCCCGGTGACAAGCAGCGGAATACCTCGCTAATGCATCCCTGCGGATAGTATTTCGGACAGCCGATATACGTCCCTATAGAATTGCGGCTTCTGTTGGAAGAGATCTTCACCGAACAGTAGCACCGAGACCGCCACTATCCGCGCAGAGAACCGGCCGCTCGGGCCAAGCCTATTCTTGTAAAGGTTTTTTCCATAAAACACAGGAAACTGGCCAAATAGGTCGGGTGACATGTGCTCCAAAAAGCGCGTCAGAACATAATTTGCTGACTCAAGACGCTCTAAGCATACCGCAAGACATTGGCGAGCGTCAGCGTCAGCCGTGTCACGCAATTCAAGTAGAGCATCGATTGCTAGCTGTAGATCGCTCTCGATGAGTTGGTGACCCAAGCAAAAATCTCGCTCTTCGACCCCGGCCGCGCCGAGGCAATATACGCGTGGATCGCTCTGCACCGGGTTTGCAAAATCATATCTTCATACGAGAGGACCTCAATGCTAGGCTTCCGATCACAACTTAATCGGGCCAGCTCCTCTCCTATGGTCAACTCCGCTTCTACGGGATGAAGACCAACAAACGCTGACATCTGATAAGCACAGTTGACGAGATAGTGGATGTCTGTCTTGGCGATCGCGAGCTCGGGCTGCGGCAGATTCAGCAGCTGCACCTCATAGTCGGCCGATGCAATCATCCCGTTAATGCTGCGTCCAAGATCCCTGACCCCTTCGTCTGGCCGTTTACAGCGTTTGATCTCGGCAATGCAGTGCGGGAGCTGATCGGCGACCAAATTGCTGAGAAGCCCAAGCGGGCGCTTTCTCTGCCCGCGATCAATACTATCGGTCAGATGAGAAAATATCTGCGTCCGATAGCTCGGCGCGTTCATGCTTTCGGACTCCCACTAATTTTCGTGTGAGAGAAGCCGCGATGACAGCTGCGGCCGCCGTCACATCACTTTCTTCTTTGGCTCCTTGCTGAGAAGCGCATTTCGATCAGCGAACTGCATTCGTCTCCTGTCACTCGACGCAGGTCAGATCGCACCTTTCGATGCGCCGACGAGGCGCGCGGGATGAGTACAGTTTGTCGAGGACGGATATCGCGGCCAATGCGTCTTCGTGCGTTGCGAAGCCCGACGGCTCAGTACGGCGTCTCCGGTGCTGATTTGGATCAATCGAGTAGGTTTCTTATAACTCCTGCGCCTACGACTGGGAGAGCGGCATGATCGTGTAGGTCCTTCCCAGCAATGGACAATGCCACCAAGCACGTCGTGCGAGCCTTGCTTGAAGAGTGAAAACCATGTGCCTCGCTTGGCGGCGAGGGAATATTTGCACCTCGGCGTCGCTTTTCGAACATGCGCGTCTGCAACCGGACACGTCGAATACGACACCACCGTCGTAGCATCCCTCGATTTCGCAACCGTTTCGATGCGCATGTCGAACTCGCCCTGAACCTGTTAGGCCAGAACTGCATGAAGTGCGCATAACAGCGATAAAGAAGCCGCGCAATACGGCGGTGCCAGGGTTTTGGGCGCTGCCGGGCTCTGGCAGTATTTTCCCAGCTTTCCGGAGCTCCGTGGCAGTTGGCGAATGGTCTTGGGAATAGCATCGCCTCCTAACTTCAGGGGTGTGAGATCAAATGTAAGATCTCTAAGCGGGCGTTCGCCACAGTAAAGAAGCCCGATCCCTCTCGGCGGCCGCATTCGCTGAGTCGGAACCACTGCTTCGAAAGCGTACAACCTGACGCTACGTGCGATTCAAGTCTCACCTGAGGGCCCTCGCACGAATTTGTACGAACTTTCGGCTTACGATCTGCTCTTCGCTCGCTTTTTGTCCAGGAATTGTCGTCTCCTTTGGTAGTTGAACTCTGAGCCGCCGGCGCCCTCAGTTTCGCCACGCGCCTTAACGCAGGCTCCGGAGCTGTTCCGCGAGTGCCGGATGCTTTGAGTTAATCGCAGGTGACTGCAAACGGCTTCACCCCGAGGCGTGAGCGTGGGCTTTGATGCCGATCCGGAAGTCAACTCTTGCGTTTTGTGCACCGCCAACGCATATATGCACCACGGTAGCGCGATGCGCTATCGCAGCCCTCCTTGGGCGTTTCCTCCCTAGACTTGGGCCGCTTGTTCATTACAAGCGGCCTTTTTTCTGGGTCGCCGCTGTGGCGACAACCCCGGCAATTTTTTCGGAAATGGCTTCCGCAGGTGGTTAGGCGACCGCCACGCTCGGAACGAGTTGCTACACTTCGGCGCGAGCGGCCCATCGCCGTCGCATCAACGAGAAGGGGCGAGCGCGGTCATGAGTAACTGGCCTGACACGAGCCAACGCGCCTTCATTGCAGGTCCGCGGCACGGGAAGGTGTTGAGATACGCATTTTTCTCCGGCCGTGATATCAGTCCTTCGCGGTAAAGCCTCCACGGGCGAATGTTAAGAATGTTTCTCGCATTGATAAGCATCGGAGATATAGGGATGGAAGGGGAAGCCTTTTTTGGTTGGTCCGGCATGCGGTCGTCAATACTACCGAAGGAACAAATCTCCCCTCCGAGCGCTCCGGCTGATCTCAGCCGTCGGGCGCATTTGCAAGCCGTGCGAAGGCGCTTACCGCGGGACGCCGCAAGCTATGCGAGTCCGTCTCAACGAACTGTTGATACCGCGCGCGCATTCGAGCTTGATCCGATCCTCGTGCCTGAGTTCGGGGACTTCGGGCATTGGACCGGCCGACGTCACGACGATCTCGCCGCTCTCGGAGATGAAGGGTACGCCGAGTTCTGGAAGGATCCCGCTCGTTCAAGCCCACTCGGCGGCGAGAGCTTCGAAGATCAAATTGCGAGGGTTCGGGACTTCGTAGAATAGCTGCTGGTCCAGCAACACTCGTGGTGCATTCCGGCACTATTCGCGCCGCGCTCTGCGTAGCCCTCGACATCGCACCGCAAGCAGCGTTGCGCTTCGTGATCGATCCGCTGTCGATCACCCGAATTGATCGGCTGCGGAACGATTGGCGGATTGTGTCGGTCAATCCGAATGTCGCGTTATGAGCGATTCGGAACGCTGGCTTGCGCGAAGGTTGCCATTCCATTGTACAGAGCGCATGCAAGCCGCAGGATTGGCAATGCAAGCGCGACGCCCGCCCCCTCCCCTAGCCTGAGGTCCAGATTGAACAACGGCGGCACATCAGCGCCTCAAGAACTAGGCGGCGCCCCTGCTCGGCCGATTGATGCGAGGATAAGAGAAAGGGCCGACACGACGGATTAAGAAGCACCGCCGTCAATGCCGCGACAGACACGATAAAGCCGTCGATCAGGATCGGGAGCCGACGTTGAGCGGCGGTGATGATCGCGCCCGTAATCGCAGCAGTTTCGAGACCGCCTACCGCACACAGGATCCGCTCGGCAGAAGTTCCTGGTCTTGTAAGGGCATGACGAGCCAGCGCTGCATCAATCAGGTGCGCCTTGCGCGCACGGCTGTCGGCATCGATCCCGGTGCCATTGCCGGCCACCTGCTCGGCGCCGATGCCAAGCAGGGCGGCGGCAACTGCCGCAGAAGTCGTGGTGTTGCCGATACCCATGTCACCAAGGATCAGAAGATCTGGCTCCGCTGAGGCCGCGCGCGACCGCGCGCTTGCCGCCGTCGAAGGCGAAGGCGACCTCCCCAACTTGAGCGCCGCTTCCTTGCTGAAATTCCGGCTGCCGCGGCGCGGCTTGTCTGTCGCGACTCCCGGGATGGGCTGTTCGGCGAGCGTTCCGGCATCGACGATCTCCAGACTTAAGCCCAGTTCGCGCGCGAGAACCGAAATTGCTGCACCGCCTGACGCGAAATTCTACATCATCGCCATCGTAACTTCCTGAGGATAGGCCGATACGCCCTGCGCGACGATCCCGTGATCCCCTGCAAAGACGATGATCGGCACGCGCTCGGCTCGAGGCCGTTCGGTTTGTTGCGGACCGGCCAGGTCGATCGCGAGGTGCTCGAGGCGACCCAGCGCACCGGTCGGCTTGGTGAGCTCGGCCTGACGGGCAAGGGCGCCATCACGATGGGCAGTCGAAACGCCCGGGCACTCGTGATAGACGCACTCGGGTAGCATGTCGTCCTGCCCTTGGTGATTGTTCAAAATGCCAGCAGCCTTCGCACGAGTGCTACGACACGCGCTTGAGGATGTAGCTATCCATGATCCAGCCATGCTTGGCGCGTGCTTCCTGTCGGGCGGCGACGATGATTGGCCCCACTTCTGCGAGCGCACCTGACATGGTGATTTGCCGGGGCATCCCGAGATAGGCGCCCCACCAGATATGTAGTCCGTTCGGATCGAGCCACTGGAACGCGGCGCCGCCATCGAGCATGACGACCACCGTGTCGGCGCCGGATGGCCAACCGCATTCGCGCAGCCGCCGTCCGGTGGTGACGAGAAAAGGCTCCCCAATGTCGTTCAGCGGCAGTGAATGTGCGGCGCAAAGCGCCTGGATCGACGTGATGCCCGGGACGACCTCGATTATCGGCAACGGATCAAGCCTTTGTGCGATCCGCAGGCTCGAGTCGTATAGCGAAGGATCGCCCCAGATCAGCAGGGCAACGCGCCCGTCATCACCGAGATGCGCCGCAATTGCGCGGGACCAGGTCACGGCGACGGCGTCGTGCCATTCCTCCACTCCCTTGCGGTAGCTCTCCTGCGCAGTGTCGCGAACGGGCACGTCGAACTCAGCAACGCGCGTGCGGCTGTTCGTCAGGGCTTGCGCGCAAATCAGCCGGCGCAGGTCGGCGAGATCGGACTTCACCGGGCCCTTGCGCGGAATCAGCACCAAGTCAGCCGCATTGATCGCGCGGATCGCCCCAAGCGTGAGCTGCTCGGGATCGCCGCAGCCAATGCCTATCAGGGAGAGTGTCAGCATCACGTTATGAAACGGGGGCGGCCGCGGCTTGCGACCGCCCGTACGTCATCTTCAGGCGCCGTTGTGAAGCCGATAGGTAACAAGACCATCGGCAGTCACACCTCGCAGCGATTTCGCCAGTGCCAACACGGTCAGATCGGCCAGCGGTTCAATGACCACGACGAGCGCGTAAGAAGCGGCGAAAGACGCGATGGAGGCGAGGTTGTCGGCCGCAAAGCCCGCACCATACAGCGCCCAGAAGGCGACCCACCCCACGATGCCGGATTGATAGGCGGTCGAAAGCGCAAGTGCCTGCCGATACTGCAGGTCAACATAGGCGGTGTTGCGAGGAATGATCCGCCCAGCCAGCGCCTGGATCGCAAACAAGGGCACCAGCAGCGTCGTCACGTTCATACCATACTGCGGCAGGTCGGTCGGCACGAAGAACAGCCCCTGCAGCAGAAGACCAAGCGCCAACCCGAACGCGGCTGGCGCTGCGCCGAACAGGAGAAACAGCGTCGAGCCGAGAATGAAATGCACCTCCGAGACCCCGACCCGGAAATGCGGCAGGAGTTCGAAGAACGAGAAGACCAGGACCGTTGTTGCGACGGTGCGCACCGCCAGCGAAACAATCCCCTGCGCGCGCACGGTTTCGACCACGAGCTTGAAGGCGCAGCCGGCGGCAACGGCACCGGTCGCATAACTCAGCACGAGCTTGGCGCCCGTAACGATACCTGGTTCGATATGCATGACTTAAGTCCCTTCTGCCGTCACACCCGACGGCGTTAGCGTTAAAAACTGCAGGGCCGGTCTCCTGGCTCGCGGTTCGAAACGGGTCCCCGGCCTTCCCAGGCCTGATGGCCCAGTGGCGGATCGGAGCCCCTCACCGCTTACAGTCGCGGGGGCGGCCGGGCTTTGGGCGCCGCATTCAGGTCCGCCCTTCCCCGTTCCGAATTATGCTCTGGCGCTTTGCGCCGCTTCGAGCACCATGCCTGCTCTGTGTGCTCCTTCCGACGAGGAGACGTCAAGGGGCTCGCGAGATCGGGCGACAGCGTCATCATCGAGTCTCTCCCGCCAGCGTGCCGAAAAGAATGATCGGCGCCGTCGTTGCGGCGCCGGTTTGCGTTAGCTGCTCTACGAGCTTCGCAATCGTGGTGCGGACAATCCGCTCCTCCGCGTGGCCAAGAGACTTGCAAATAGCGCCGGCGTGTCGGCAGCCATACCGTGCTCGATCAGTTTTGCCGCGAGCGCCGGGAATGTGTCGCTTCCTCATATAAAACCCGGTCGTTGATTCCGGATCGGCAAGTGCCGCGCATCGATATAATCGGGCCCGCTCTTGAAGCACTGGACCTTCAGCCCGCGATCGCGATAGGCGCCCGCCAACGCCAGCATCAGCATCGTCTTGCCGACCCCGGATGCAGGCGCGGAGATGACAAGGCTCGCCGTCATCACGAGCCTTCCGGAAAGCGCGGCGTCGGCCCGATCGGCCGATATCGGCGGTCATAGTCGACGGCATACAGTCGGCTCTCTCCGAAATCTTCCGAACCCAGTGTGCGGCCAACCAGAATAACGGCTGTGCGCTCGAGCTCGGTGCTTACAGCAGAGTCCAAGGTACCGAGCGTGGCGCGGACGATGCGCTGATCCGGCCAGCTTGCGCGCCAGACTATTGCAACCGGGCAGTCTCCTCCGTAGTGCGGCGTCAGCTCATCAATCACCGTGGAAAGCAGATGGATCGAGAGATGGATGGCGAGCACCGCACCGGTCGCGGCGAAGGTGGTGAGCTTCTCGCCTTGCGACATCGCGCTCGCCCGGCCCGGCATCCGTGTCAGCACGACCGATTGCACAAGATCCGGTAGCGTGAGCTCGGCCTCGATCGCGGCCGCGGCGGCGGAAAAGGCCGGCACGCCCGGCGTGATTGAATAGGAGATTTGAAGCGCGCGCAGGCGGCGCAATTGCTCGCCCATCGCCGACCAGATCGAGAGATCCCCGGAATGTAGCCGTGCGACGTCCTTGCCCTCATGATGTGCGGTGACGATCTCCGACATGATGTCGTCGAGCGACAGCGGCGCGGTGTTCACGATCCGTGCATCCTTTGGGCAATGGGCAAGAACGCCCTCGGGTACGAGAGAGCCGGCATAGAGGCAGACCGCACAGGCGGCGATCAGATCGCGACCGCGCAAGGTGAGCAGATCAGCTGCTCCCGGTCCGGCGCCGATGAAGTGCACCGTCATTCGGCGTCTCCTTCCGCGATCGCTGCGGTCGCCGTCCGATCCTGCGAGACGGCCCGCGTCGAAACGAGGCGCGCACCACGGCCGGCGACCGCAAGCGCTGCGGCTTCGGCGACGGAGCCCGTACCGAACTTCGCCTTGATGGATTCTGACTGTGTGGGCGTGGCAATGCCGGCCAGGACATCGGCCGAAACAGGCCGGATCGGCACGGTGAGTTCGCGCGCCAGCAATTTGAGCGCGGCGGTTTCGGCCTTGTCGCTGACGGTTGCAACCGCCGCGAGATCTTCAGGACCGCCCGCTGCGGCGAGAGCTTCGCGCAGCGCAGCCAGTGTGACCTCCCGCTTGAACCCCAGACCTGCGACCTTCACTTGACTGCACTCCATTGCACGACCGGCCGCACCGCTTCCCAGGAGCGGTAGCGGCCGAGGTGACCCGCATGCGCAATCTCGATTCGCATCAACTCGCCACCGTGGCGTTGATGAAGGTCCGAGAGTAGCGCCTCGGTCTCCAGCGTGACGGCATGCGCAACCAACCTTGCTCTCGGCTCAATGCGCGACCACACCGAATCGAACATCCTAGCGTCGAGCCCTCCGCCGATGAAGACGGCTTGCGGTGTCTCAAGGCGTGAGAGGATATCAGGCGCTATTCCCTCAACGATGGCGATCCGATGCGTCAGACCGAAGGTTGCCGCGTTGCTGCGGATATTCGCTACGCGATTAGACCGCGCTTCGATGGCGATCGCCGTGCCCCCACAGAGAGCCCATTCTACCGAGATCGAACCTGAACCGGCGCCAATGTCCCATAATCTGTCGCCGGATCTCGGCGCCAGCGTCGAAAGCGCGAGCGCGCGCATCGGCCGCTTGGTGATCTGGCCGTCATGCACGAAGAGCGCGTCCGAAAGGCCGGAGCTGCGCGGAACGCCGTGCGGTCCATTGGTTTCCAGCGCAATTGCCACCGGCCCCGCGCCGCCATCTGCGGCGTAGCTGTCGGCCCGATATTGCGCCACGGATTCGCGGGGACCGCCGAGCGCGGTGAGCGTCCACAGCCGTGAATCGCCCCAGCCGCGCGCCGTCAACCATTTGGCCAGATCGCCGGGCGCCTTGCCGTCGCGCACGAGACAAATGATGCGTGCTCCATGTGTCAGATGCGGCACCAGGCGTTCAAATGGCGCCGCGTGGATTCCAAGACAGACGACAGATTCAAGCCGCCATCCGAGCCGCGCCGAGGCAAGCGAGAATGTCGAGGGCGCGGGATGCGCAATCCATTCGCTCTTGCTGAGCCGTTCCGCGAGACTAGCTCCTACGCCGTACCAGGACGGATCGCCCGAGGCCAGCACCACCGTCGGACGACCGCGGCAGGCCAGCACGCAATCTGTCTCGAACGGCGCCGGCCAGGGACGGCCGCGGTCGGCAATCCCTGCCAGCGCGAGATGCCGTTCGCCGCCAAACACCGTCTCGGCTTCCGCAAGCGCCTTTCGGCTTGCATCCGAGAGGCCGGCAAGGCCATCTTCGCCAATGCCGATTACCGTCAGCCAGGGATCATGCATGATGCGCGCCCTC encodes the following:
- a CDS encoding HypC/HybG/HupF family hydrogenase formation chaperone gives rise to the protein MCLGLPMTIIETDGTSALCEYGDEQRRVSVMLLAEPPLGAKVLVHIDTAVRLLDDDEARLIADALEGRDAALNGHDCDRFFADLIGQEPQLPEYLR
- a CDS encoding histidine phosphatase family protein, with the protein product MVHSGTIRAALCVALDIAPQAALRFVIDPLSITRIDRLRNDWRIVSVNPNVAL
- a CDS encoding histidine phosphatase family protein; its protein translation is MRSSILPKEQISPPSAPADLSRRAHLQAVRRRLPRDAASYASPSQRTVDTARAFELDPILVPEFGDFGHWTGRRHDDLAALGDEGYAEFWKDPARSSPLGGESFEDQIARVRDFVE
- a CDS encoding hydrogenase small subunit codes for the protein MGEATETFYGVIRRQGITRRSFHKFCSLTATSLGLGPLAATQIANALETKPRVPVIWIHGLECTCCSESFIRSAHPLFKDVVLSMISLDYDAPIMAAAGHQAEAILEETRAKYKGQYVLAVEGNPPLNEGGMFCIDGGKPFVEKLRAMAEDSMAIIAWGTCASWGCVQAAKPNPTQATPIDKVITNKPIIKVPGCPPIAEVMTALVTFITTFGKLPELDRQGRPKMFYSQRIHDKCYRRPHFDAGQFVEEWDDESARQGYCLYKMGCKGPTTYNACSAVRWNDGVSFPIQSGHGCLGCSEDGFWDKGSFYDRLTTIKQFGIEANADQIGMAAAGAVGLAVAAHAAITAAKRLTRKRGRVAQEK
- the cybH gene encoding Ni/Fe-hydrogenase, b-type cytochrome subunit, with the protein product MLDKSPQALTATVAVDPVRSASSERGVVYVYEAPVRLWHWINAAAILVLGLSGYFIGNGIPTIPGETGDNFLFGYIRFVHFIAGYVLTLGFLLRIYWAFVGNPHAKQIFYVPLWRKSYWREVWHEIRWYAFVATEPKKYVAHNPLAQLAMFFMFTLATAFMIVTGFALYAQGTGNDSWQYGLFGWVFSIRPNSQDVHTWHHLGLWMIVTFALIHIYTAVREDIVSRQSIVSSIIFGEREFRD
- a CDS encoding nickel-dependent hydrogenase large subunit, with amino-acid sequence MGAQTPNGFKLDNSSKRIVVDPLTRVEGHLRVEVNLDSDNVICNAVSSGTMWRGIETILRGRDPRDAWAFTERICGVCTGTHALTSVRAVENALGIIIPENANSIRNIMQLCLQVHDHLVHFYHLHSLDWVDVISALKADPKATSALAQSVSPWPLSSPGYFKHLQIRLTKFVESGQLGPFKNAYWGHPAYKLPPEANLMALAHYLEALDFQKDVVKIHAIYGGKNPHPNWLVGGVACAINVDGTGAVGAINMERLNLVSSIIGRSIEFVEQVYLPDIAVIGSFYKDWLYGRGLSGKSLMSYGDIPENANDYSAKNLKQPRGVILNGNFSEVLPIDHGDPEQIQEFVAHSWYKYPDETRGLHPWDGITEPNFRLGPNVKGTRTDIKELDEGGKYSWIKAPRWRGNAVEVGPLARYLIGHAQGKEEFKEPTEKLLKTLDLPFAALFSTLGRTAARALECQWAAHQMRYFQDKLMANIKAGDTTTANIDKWKPESWPKEAKGYGFTEAPRGALGHWIKIKESKIDNYQCVVPTTWNGSPRDPDGNIGAFEASLMDTPIADPEKPLEILRTIHSFDPCLACSTHVMGPDGQEMATVKVR
- a CDS encoding HyaD/HybD family hydrogenase maturation endopeptidase, with amino-acid sequence MQLPTPENTKRILVLGIGNILWADDGFGVRVVEQFHRRYAVSSNVTMLDGGTQGLYLVNFLEKADCLIAFDAIDYGLAPGHLKLVRDEEVPKFTGVKKVSLHQTGFQEVLSAADLLGHCPRQLALIGCQPLDLEDWGGPLTAPVRTQIAPAIELACELLAQWGSPAKLRTVPLPHSEHLLANAIDHTNYERRARPI